Proteins from one Penicillium digitatum chromosome 2, complete sequence genomic window:
- a CDS encoding DNA polymerase subunit Cdc27 codes for MDSKLYLAENILNERRPVTYRLLSRALKVHADRAKHILFEFHRNENAKKPQTVHATYVISGIQKAPEPASTNDHADDEDEMMQSSPYLPSSIPNQDASSDSIRTTSIVLAREEDLEDAKSTFQSISTIHVYSLESAALPDLNVLVDANREIASTHGQDDPLECGKQWGMIQSRNVKRRTGARPPPPAAPTVKAPAAKASKPSIASTVPAKRPLQKEASPAKTEATKSDEPKSETSSAANSQASSKPSGKVVPAKQKGNLFSSFAKAKPKSKASAPAEPAAPSAEDIVLDDASEEEAEDLFPDSTDKTAVANRENRKEREERLKKMMDDDDDDEADDEEMPDADEEPREPTPVEQPPPSKPTELKEEVTVQGGRRRGKRQVMKKKTVKDEEGYIVTREEATWESFSEDEPVPKKKPAVNVSKAKAGKAAGQGNIMSFFGKK; via the exons ATGGACTCGAAATTGTATCTGGCTGAGAATATTCTCAATGAGCGGCGCCCT GTCACATATCGCTTATTGAGCCGCGCGCTCAAAGTGCACGCCGACCGAGCCAAACA TATCCTTTTTGAATTCCACCGCAACGAGAACGCGAAGAAGCCACAGACCGTCCACGCAACCTACGTCATCTCCGGTATCCAGAAAGCGCCCGAGCCGGCCAGTACGAACGACCATgcggacgatgaagatgagatgaTGCAAAGTAGTCCCTACTTACCCAGCTCAATACCGAACCAGGATGCATCCTCGGACTCGATTCGGACTACCTCCATTGTGTTGGCACGCGAGGAAGACCTGGAAG ATGCAAAATCAACATTCCAATCGATATCTACAATCCATGTCTACAGTCTTGAGTCTGCAGCTCTGCCGGATCTGAATGTGTTGGTCGATGCCAATCGGGAGATTGCAAGTACACACGGGCAGGACGATCCATTGGAGTGCGGGAAGCAATGGGGCATGATCCAAAGTCGGAACGTCAAG CGGAGAACTGGCGCGCGTCCACCGCCCCCCGCTGCTCCAACTGTGAAGGCACCGGCTGCAAAGGCATCGAAGCCTTCGATTGCGTCGACAGTGCCTGCTAAACGGCCGCTACAAAAGGAAGCATCACCAGCAAAGACGGAAGCTACCAAGTCCGATGAACCGAAGTCTGAGACATCCTCTGCTGCCAACTCCCAGGCATCCTCGAAGCCTTCGGGTAAAGTAGTGCCGGCCAAGCAGAAAGGCAATCTTTTCAGCTCTTTCGCCAAGGCAAAGCCAAAGTCAAAAGCATCAGCTCCCGCAGAACCG GCTGCACCGAGTGCAGAAGATA TTGTCCTCGATGATGCATCTGAAGAAGAGGCAGAAGATTTGTTCCCTGATAGCACCGATAAAACAGCAGTAGCAAACCGCGAAAACAGGAAGGAGCGCGAGGAAAGGCtcaagaagatgatggacgacgacgatgatgatgaggctGACG ACGAAGAAATGCCCGATGCCGATGAGGAGCCACGGGAGCCCACACCTGTTGAACAACCGCCACCATCTAAGCCAACTGAACTTAAAGAAGAAGTGACTGTGCAAGGTGGACGGCGGCGAGGCAAGCGGCAagtcatgaagaagaagacggtcAAGGACGAAGAAGGGTACATAG TCACCCGGGAAGAAGCGACATGGGAGTCTTTCTCTGAGGATGAGCCGGTGCCTAAGAAGAAGCCCGCGGTTAATGTTTCCAAGGCGAAGGCTGGTAAAGCAGCGGGGCAGGGAAATATCATGTCTTTCTTTGGGAAGAAATGA
- a CDS encoding DNA repair protein (RadR), putative, which produces MDQSFELADSTDWLETPLSLLAPFESSLRCQVCKDFFDNPVITSCSHTFCSLCIRRCLSAEGKCPACRSSDQELKLRRNWAVQELVDAFKLARPGVLDLARREKTRLASGQEKIEKPARKKRKVDQVEEEQLQVPETSSPGRRTRSQRSINSSAEEQTVPQIVPEVIDDSQDDEEYMPEDGLVACPICHRKMKEEAVFPHLNIHQQEEEAPKKTPTKPASFGSLKDASQKGLTLPSKQPERLPAINYSILKDNALRKKLRDLGIPDWGQKQLLQRRHTEWMNLWNANCDSKHPKSKRMLLQELEIWERTQGGHATAPSPFTTSSNVMRKDFDAKEWSNNHDEDFKRLIANARKKSEAQARSTIPVETSSPSGNRQPQPKPQGAGLPVNGGGVEFGPDTDANHVIDLSG; this is translated from the exons ATGGATCAGTCGTTCGAGCTCGCCGACTCCACCGATTGGTTGGAAACGCCACTTTCATTACTCGCGCCGTTCGAATCCTCACTACGATGTCAAGTCTGCAAAGACTTCTTTGATAACCCCGTTATAACGTCCTGCAGTCACACATTTTGCTCGTTGTGTATTCGCCGTTGCCTCAGCGCCGAAGGCAAATGTCCGGCTTGTCGGAGCTCCGACCAGGAGCTCAAACTTCGTCGTAATTGGGCAGTGCAGGAACTCGTCGACGCGTTCAAATTGGCACGACCTGGTGTACTCGACCTTgcaagaagagaaaaaactCGCCTTGCTAGTGGGCAAGAAAAAATAGAGAAACCGGCCCGAAAGAAGCGGAAGGTCGATCAGGTGGAAGAGGAGCAGCTACAGGTCCCAGAAACAAGTTCGCCAGGCCGACGAACTCGCTCTCAAAGATCCATAAACAGCTCGGCAGAAGAGCAGACTGTTCCTCAGATCGTACCCGAGGTCATTGATGATAGTCAGGACGATGAAGAATATATGCCCG AAGATGGGTTGGTTGCTTGCCCAATATGCCATCGAAAAATGAAGGAAGAGGCAGTGTTTCCGCACCTGAATATACACcaacaggaagaagaggcaCCCAAGAAGACCCCTACAAAGCCAGCGTCTTTCGG CTCATTAAAAGACGCATCCCAAAAAGGCCTTACCCTCCCCAGCAAACAGCCCGAGCGGCTTCCGGCCATAAACTACTCCATATTAAAGGATAACGCATTGCGGAAGAAGCTCCGTGATCTTGGAATACCGGACTGGGGACAAAAACAGTTGTTGCAGAGACGTCACACGGAATGGATGAACTTGTGGAATGCAAATTGCGACTCCAAACACCCCAAGTCTAAGCGGATGTTGCTCCAAGAACTGGAAATTTGGGAACGCACACAGGGTGGTCATGCGACGGCGCCGTCGCCATTCACCACTTCCAGTAATGTGATGCGCAAGGACTTCGATGCCAAGGAGTGGTCAAATAACCACGATGAAGATTTCAAGCGTTTGATCGCGAATGCGCGGAAAAAAAGTGAGGCCCAGGCACGTTCAACCATCCCTGTAGAAACTTCATCTCCGTCTGGGAATAGGCAACCACAACCCAAGCCCCAGGGTGCTGGATTACCAGTGAATGGTGGAGGCGTTGAGTTTGGCCCAGATACCGATGCCAATCATGTCATCGACCTATCCGGGTGA
- a CDS encoding Six-hairpin glycosidase — MVLSAVLTVALLGLQTGALPNRDDPAILRRACPDYTSYASTPHTPYSGGPLNLPFQRPAEPCRTFSSPAVEKVIDDITSRLVDKDLAQLFRNAFPNTLDTTIRWHTNGSTTSGTNARRDGAQWTGAQTFVVTGDINAEWLRDSTNQITNYQKLAAKDKSLYSLILGAINTQSEFVIQSPYCNAFQPPALSGIKPEASSQKDTVHPAYDESFVFECKYELDSLAHFLQLGTEFYENTGSTEFLTERWYKALQTVLKTIDAESQPTFNSQGHFVQNQYTFQRETTIGTETLNLAGVGNPLNSETGLIRSAFRPSDDATILGFFIPPNAMMSVQLQKTAKVIKAAGGPASLVADLQERGTKLAQAVRDHGIVQHTKYGDVYAFEVDGYGSRILMDDANIPSLLSLPYLGFLDKSDPVYQNTRKMITDKATNPYYLVGPQFHGIGGPHIGLENAWPMSLLVQAMTSDNDAEIIGNLNLVRNASLLGLVHESINVNNIKEYTRPWFAWANSVFAQTVLQIAAERPHLIFGINAKPYTV; from the exons ATGGTCCTTTCTGCCGTGCTTACAGTCGCTTTGCTGGGCCTTCAGACTGGCGCTCTCCCAAATAGAGACGACCCAGCCATCTTGCGACGTGCCTGCCCAGACTACACCTCCTATGCATCAACACCTCA CACTCCCTATAGTGGTGGTCCCTTGAACCTTCCCTTTCAGCGACCTGCGGAACCATGTCGGACATTCTCATCACCCGCCGTGGAGAAGGTCATTGACGACATCACTTCGCGTTTAGTCGATAAAGACCTGGCTCAGCTCTTTCGAAATGCATTCCCGAATACCCTCGATACTACGATTCGGTGGCATACGAACGGATCAACAACATCAGGCACCAATGCGAGGCGGGACGGCGCGCAATGGACCGGCGCGCAGACCTTCGTCGTAACGGGTGACATCAACGCCGAATGGCTGCGTGACTCAACCAACCAGATCACAAACTACCAGAAACTGGCTGCGAAGGATAAGAGCCTTTACTCGCTCATCCTAGGCGCCATCAACACCCAGTCCGAGTTCGTTATCCAGTCGCCCTATTGCAATGCTTTCCAGCCACCGGCTCTCAGCGGCATCAAGCCAGAAGCCAGCAGTCAAAAGGATACTGTGCATCCTGCCTATGATGAGTCTTTTGTATTTGAGTGCAAATATGAACTTGACTCTCTGGCCCATTTCCTACAGCTAGGCACTGAGTTCTATGAGAACACTGGTTCCACCGAGTTCTTAACCGAACGATGGTACAAAGCGCTGCAAACTGTCCTGAAAACTATTGATGCGGAGTCCCAGCCCACATTCAATTCGCAGGGCCACTTCGTTCAAAATCAGTACACGTTCCAGCGAGAAACCACCATTGGCACTGAGACCCTTAACCTAGCTGGTGTTGGCAACCCGCTAAACAGCGAGACCGGTCTAATTCGCAGTGCCTTCCGGCCTAGTGATGATGCTACGATCCTAGGCTTCTTCATTCCACCCAACGCTATGATGTCCGTGCAGCTCCAAAAGACAGCGAAAGTCATCAAGGCCGCCGGTGGGCCTGCAAGTCTCGTTGCAGATCTGCAGGAACGCGGCACCAAACTAGCTCAGGCAGTTCGCGATCACGGTATTGTTCAACACACCAAATATGGAGATGTTTACGCCTTTGAAGTCGATGGGTACGGGTCACGAATTCTCATGGATGATGCTAACATCCCATCACTACTCTCGTTGCCCTACCTCGGATTTCTAGACAAATCAGACCCCGTCTATCAGAACACACGAAAAATGATCACGGACAAGGCCACGAATCCGTACTACCTGGTAGGTCCGCAGTTCCACGGCATTGGTGGCCCACACATCGGTCTTGAGAACGCCTGGCCCATGTCTCTACTTGTCCAAGCCATGACCTCTGACAATGACGCTGAGATTATTGGAAATCTCAACCTCGTTCGTAACGCTAGTCTGCTCGGGCTTGTCCATGAATCTATCAATGTGAACAACATCAAAGAATACACCCGTCCGTGGTTTGCGTGGGCGAACTCGGTCTTTGCGCAAACTGTTCTTCAGATTGCTGCTGAGAGGCCTCATTTGATCTTCGGTATCAATGCGAAACCTTATACTGTCTAA